One genomic window of Punica granatum isolate Tunisia-2019 chromosome 1, ASM765513v2, whole genome shotgun sequence includes the following:
- the LOC116198547 gene encoding peroxidase P7-like, with product MASGVLNVLLAFVFLISATTVLSTSLRYDYYANGCPAALPTIKRVVEDAVQKERRMGGSILRLHFHDCFVNGCDASILLDESTPSSKRNAGPNVRSVRGFEVIDQIKKEVDKVCGRSVVSCADILAVAARDSVVALGGPWWQVPLGRRDSTRAYLDIANNDIPRPNMDLPQLINSFNKQGLNVKDLVALSGGHALGFAQCFVFRNRVYNESNIDPKFADQLKNICPRTAGNGDTNLAGLDSTPVCFDVSYFANLLNHKGLLHSDQALFGGVSTDQLVKNYKYNPKLFWADFAKSMVKMGNIKPLTGKQGEIRSICSKLN from the exons ATGGCATCTGGTGTTTTGAACGTCCTCCTCGCGTTTGTTTTCCTCATTTCTGCAACGACAGTCCTCTCCACTTCACTAAGATACGATTACTATGCAAACGGTTGCCCCGCAGCTTTGCCTACTATAAAACGTGTAGTCGAGGATGCTGTGCAGAAGGAGCGCCGAATGGGTGGCTCCATCCTCCGCTTACATTTTCACGACTGTTTCGTAAAT GGTTGTGATGCCTCCATTCTCCTCGATGAATCCACTCCCAGTAGCAAAAGAAATGCCGGACCTAATGTGAGATCTGTGAGAGGATTTGAAGTGATTGACCAGATTAAGAAGGAGGTGGACAAAGTTTGCGGCCGCTCCGTGGTCTCTTGTGCAGACATCTTGGCTGTTGCAGCTAGGGATTCGGTCGTCGCA CTTGGAGGGCCATGGTGGCAAGTGCCCCTCGGCAGAAGGGACTCGACAAGAGCGTACTTAGACATAGCCAACAACGACATTCCTCGGCCGAACATGGACCTCCCACAACTGATAAACTCCTTCAACAAGCAAGGGCTCAATGTTAAGGACCTCGTTGCTCTCTCCGGTGGCCATGCCCTAGGGTTTGCTCAGTGCTTTGTTTTCAGGAACAGGGTCTACAATGAATCCAACATCGACCCCAAGTTCGCAGATCAGCTTAAGAATATCTGCCCAAGAACTGCTGGGAATGGGGACACGAACCTAGCCGGGCTGGACTCCACCCCAGTCTGTTTTGACGTGTCATACTTTGCTAACTTGCTGAATCACAAGGGGCTTCTGCACTCCGATCAGGCATTGTTTGGCGGTGTCTCGACTGATCAACTAGTGAAAAACTACAAGTACAACCCGAAATTATTCTGGGCAGATTTTGCTAAGTCGATGGTCAAGATGGGAAATATAAAGCCACTGACCGGGAAGCAGGGTGAAATTCGCTCGATATGCAGTaagcttaattaa
- the LOC116208378 gene encoding protein REVERSION-TO-ETHYLENE SENSITIVITY1 encodes MELKAAYNLEHMNSTSGTIQHDLWPLDEINPKKAKFPCCLVWTPLPVVSWLAPFIGHVGICREDGVILDFSGSNFVNIDDFAFGSVARYLQLDRKQCCFPPNLAAHVCNQGYKHSEFGTSLTWDDALRSTMRNFQHKSYNLFTCNCHSFVAACLNHLCYSGSMDWNMVNVAALVLFRGQWVGPTSVLRSFLPFVAVLCSGVLLVGWPFMIGLMLFSSLLMGWFLLSNYFVKSLLDC; translated from the exons ATGGAGTTAAAAGCGGCATACAATCTTGAACACATGAATTCAACATCAGGGACTATTCAGCATGACCTGTGGCCGCTTGATGAAATCAACCCTAAGAAGGCGAAGTTCCCATGCTGCTTGGTGTGGACCCCACTCCCAGTGGTCTCATGGTTGGCCCCTTTTATTGGCCATGTTGGGATATGCCGAGAGGATGGGGTTATCTTGGATTTCTCGGGTTCAAATTTCGTGAATATTGACGACTTTGCATTTGGTTCTGTAGCACGGTACCTTCAGCTTGACAGGAAGCAG TGCTGCTTTCCTCCGAACCTAGCAGCCCATGTTTGCAATCAAGGGTACAAGCACTCTGAGTTTGGGACTTCCCTCACTTGGGACGATGCCCTGAGGTCAACCATGCGCAATTTCCAGCACAAGAGCTACAACCTCTTCACATGCAACTGCCACTCATTCGTCGCTGCCTGCCTCAATCACCTCTGCTACAGTGGGTCGATGGATTGGAACATGGTGAACGTGGCAGCCCTGGTCCTTTTCCGCGGTCAGTGGGTAGGCCCTACCTCCGTTTTAAGGTCATTCCTTCCTTTTGTCGCGGTTCTCTGCTCGGGGGTTTTACTTGTTGGCTGGCCCTTCATGATTGGGCTAATGTTGTTCAGCTCGCTCCTAATGGGTTGGTTCTTGCTGAGCAATTACTTTGTCAAATCTCTTCTAGACTGCTGA